ATCACGAAGGACGAGAACAGGCCGACGCGGGGGTCCACTCCGGCGATGATCGAGAACGAGATCGCCTCGGGGATGAGCGCGAGCGCGACGACGAGGCCGGCGAGCACCTCGCGGCTGAGGAGGCGGGGCGAGCGCAGCGCCGTCATGACGGTGGGCTCGGCGCGGTAGCGGGGCGGGGTGGCGGTGGTCATGGAACTCCAGGAGTCGGGGCTCTCGTCACGAGAGTCGGGAGGCGCGAGACGCTGCTTCGCGCAGGGAAGAATGTGGGGGCGGGCGAACGCCCTGCGCCAACTCTACCCTCACGTGAGGGTTGATATCGGGAGGTCGGATGTCGGTCACGATGCACATCGGCGAGCTCGCCGAGAAGACCGGCCTGTCGCTGCGCACCCTGCGCCACTACGACGAGGTCGGCCTGGTGACCGCGTCGGGGCGCACCGAGGGCGGATTCCGCCTCTACACGCAGGACGACTACGACCGCCTCATCCTCATCCGCCGGATGAAGCCCCTCGGCTTCTCGCTGGACGAGATGGCGGCGCTGCTGCGCGTCATCGACCGCATCGAGGCGCACGGAGGCGACCCCGAGGACCGCGCCGAGCTCGACCGCTTCGTGGCGCAGGCCCGCGAGCGGCGCGACGCGCTGCAGGCGCAGCTCGCGATGGCCGACGAGTTCGTCGAGCTGCTGTCGAGCCGCTGAGCGGCCGCCTCCACAGGCGCGACATACCCGGGATCGGCGTCTCGTCGTCCTGTTCCAGGGATCGCTGGCAGACTAGAGGCAGCAGCCGCGGACGACAGATCGTTCCGCGCACCCACGATCGCCCTCGCGACCACCCGCACCGCCCCTTCCGCGCCAGTTCGCCGAGGGAGCACGCCGGATGCGAGACATCCCTACCGAGAACTCCGCAGCCCCGCGCCACCGCGCCGCCACCCGGACTCCTCCCTCACCGGAAAGCACTCATGAGA
The genomic region above belongs to Rathayibacter sp. VKM Ac-2759 and contains:
- a CDS encoding MerR family transcriptional regulator gives rise to the protein MSVTMHIGELAEKTGLSLRTLRHYDEVGLVTASGRTEGGFRLYTQDDYDRLILIRRMKPLGFSLDEMAALLRVIDRIEAHGGDPEDRAELDRFVAQARERRDALQAQLAMADEFVELLSSR